The sequence CCCTGCTCCTGGAAAAGCCCCTCTCCCTCGGAAACGCCTTGCGAAATGTTCGGAGACTGGTTGCCAATGGCGGTCACGATGGCGCAGGTATCGCAGTCGAAGCCGTAGGCCGCGTTGTCGTACCCGATTTCCCGGATGGTTTCGCGGGCCAGTATCTTGGCATCGTAATGGGCCTTGGTGGTAATCTCGCCGGCGATAAAGACAATTCCGGTCGTAAGGAGGGTTTCGCAGGCAACCCGCCCGTTCGGATCCTGACGCAGGATCTCATCGAGGATGGCGTCGCTAATCTGATCGGCCATTTTGTCCGGGTGGCCTTCGGAGACGGACTCCGAGGTAAAGATAAATTCGTCGAGATGATTTAAATCCATTCACGCCTCCAGGTCGGAAAATTACACAGCGGATTCAACTCGGCTTTCTTCCTTTTCCAGATCAAACCAAAATTTAGCGAGACGCTCCTCGATCTCCCGGGAGGAGCGGCAGGCAAGTAGCGATTGCGCCATGGATTCCATGTCCGCAAAATGCACACTGCGGATGGCTTTTTTCACCTCTCGGGCTCGGAACATCGTCATGCTGAAAGAGCGGATCCCCAGGCCAGCGAGAACGAGGACATTCACCGGAATGCCGGCCATCTCGCCACAGACACAGACAGGGATTTCGGCCTCTTGGGCGGTTTTTGTCAAGTCGCGCAGCATCCTGAGCATGGCCGGATGGAGGGATCGGTAAAGATGGTCCACCTGCTCGTTCCCTCGATCGACGGCCAGCGTATATTGGGTCAAATCGTTGCTGCCAATGCTGAAAAAGTCGGCCTCGCGGGCCAGAATATCAGAGCAAATCGCGGCTGCGGGGGTTTCGATCATCACCCCCTGCTCCAGATTGTCAACGAAAATATGGCCCTCCGAGCGCAACTCCTCCTGTGCCTCGAGAAAGAGGCGCTTCGCCTCCAGAAGCTCGTCCACCCCGGAAATCATCGGATAGAGAACCCGGACGTTCCCGTGGGCTGAAGCGCGGATGATGGCCCGGAGCTGCCGCTTGAATAAGTCCGGAAAACGAAGGGAAAGGCGCAGGCCGCGCAGGCCCAGCGCGGGGTTGGGTTCATCGTTGCGCACGCCGTGGAACAAAGTGGCATTTTGCCCCAGACCCAGGTCCAGCGTGCGGATCGTCGCGGCGTGGGGAGAAACCGCTTCGGCCAGGCAGCGATATTGCCGGTAGTGCTCCTCCTCGGAGGGAAAATCACTCCGGTTGAAATACAGAGATTCCGAGCGGAAAAGACCGACACCCTCGATGCCGAAGCTCGGCAAGAGCCGCACTTCCTCGTCGGACTCCACGTTCGCGCTGATAGAGATGCAGATGCCGTCGCGCGTCTTGGCGATGCCCCGATCAAAGGATTCATCCTGGCGCCGCAGACTCTGCCAGACCTTTCGGTTCTTCTCGTAGGTCTTCTGCGCAGGCGCCGAGGGGCGAATCACCACCTCCCCGTTCCGGGCGTCGCAGATGATGGTTTCCCCGGTCGCGATCCGCCGCGAAGCCTCGCCCGCCCCGACAACCGCAGGGATGCCCAGCGCCTCCATCATGATGGCGGTGTGGGAGGCCCGGTTGCCCATGTCGGTGACGAAGCCCAGAACACCGTGGCGCGAGAGCGCCACCACATCGCCCGGCGTCAGATCGCGGGCGACGATGATCCCCGGCTCTCCGAAATCCTCGCGGAGCACGTCGGTGCGGGTCAGATGACGGAGTATCCGCTCGCCGGCCTGGGCAATGTCCACTTTTTTGGACTGAAAGTAGGGATCGTCCATCCCGTCGAAGACGTGGGAAAAATGCTCGGTCGCGGCCATGACCGCCCACTCCGCATTATTGCGGAATTCGCGGATGCGCTTTTCGGCCTCCCCGATGAGGGATTTGTCACTCAGGAGCAACATGCTCGCATGAAGGATGTAAAGATGCTCCTCACCCAGCCGGCTGGCGGCCTCGCGGCGAATCAGCTCCAATTCCTGTTTCGCGGTCTCAACAGCCCCGCTCAGGCGGCGCACCTCCTCATCGAGTTTCCCGGCGGGAAGGTGGAAACGCAAAAACCCCTGGTAGTGGGTTCCGATGACGCAGGCCGCACCGATGGCGACGCCGGGGCATACACCGATTCCCTTGAGAGTGTCCGTGTCTTCCCGGGACATCACCCCTCCTCTCCGAACCGGCTATCCAGCAGCGCAACGAGGGCATCAACCGCGGCGCTCGCATCGGGACCCTCCGCCCGGATCGTGACCTCGGCGCCCGGGCTCGCGGCCAGCATCATGACGCCCATGATGCTCTTCCCGTCCACCTCCAGATCGCGGCACCGGATGTAAATATCGCTTTCGAATTGGGTGGAAAGCTGCACGAACTTCGCCGCCGCCCGCGCATGAAGGCCCAGCTTGTTGCAGACAAACGTCCTTCGCTCAGTTGCCATCACTCATCTTTCCGCTTCGGGCGGCGGATGGAGCGGAGCATCTCCCGCGGCTGGGCGAGATTCCG comes from bacterium and encodes:
- a CDS encoding S-adenosylmethionine synthetase N-terminal domain-containing protein, coding for MDLNHLDEFIFTSESVSEGHPDKMADQISDAILDEILRQDPNGRVACETLLTTGIVFIAGEITTKAHYDAKILARETIREIGYDNAAYGFDCDTCAIVTAIGNQSPNISQGVSEGEGLFQEQG
- the ptsP gene encoding phosphoenolpyruvate--protein phosphotransferase codes for the protein MSREDTDTLKGIGVCPGVAIGAACVIGTHYQGFLRFHLPAGKLDEEVRRLSGAVETAKQELELIRREAASRLGEEHLYILHASMLLLSDKSLIGEAEKRIREFRNNAEWAVMAATEHFSHVFDGMDDPYFQSKKVDIAQAGERILRHLTRTDVLREDFGEPGIIVARDLTPGDVVALSRHGVLGFVTDMGNRASHTAIMMEALGIPAVVGAGEASRRIATGETIICDARNGEVVIRPSAPAQKTYEKNRKVWQSLRRQDESFDRGIAKTRDGICISISANVESDEEVRLLPSFGIEGVGLFRSESLYFNRSDFPSEEEHYRQYRCLAEAVSPHAATIRTLDLGLGQNATLFHGVRNDEPNPALGLRGLRLSLRFPDLFKRQLRAIIRASAHGNVRVLYPMISGVDELLEAKRLFLEAQEELRSEGHIFVDNLEQGVMIETPAAAICSDILAREADFFSIGSNDLTQYTLAVDRGNEQVDHLYRSLHPAMLRMLRDLTKTAQEAEIPVCVCGEMAGIPVNVLVLAGLGIRSFSMTMFRAREVKKAIRSVHFADMESMAQSLLACRSSREIEERLAKFWFDLEKEESRVESAV
- a CDS encoding HPr family phosphocarrier protein, with the protein product MATERRTFVCNKLGLHARAAAKFVQLSTQFESDIYIRCRDLEVDGKSIMGVMMLAASPGAEVTIRAEGPDASAAVDALVALLDSRFGEEG